From Eptesicus fuscus isolate TK198812 chromosome 22, DD_ASM_mEF_20220401, whole genome shotgun sequence, a single genomic window includes:
- the IER5 gene encoding immediate early response gene 5 protein, translating to MEFKLEAHRIVSISLGKIYNSRVQRGGIKLHKNLLVSLVLRSARQVYLSDPCPGLYLAGPSGTPLQLPAEPAAGSPAGWGEPPPPPAPAAGLEPEPQPEHSAVPDALRAGDAEPATTVTCARDTLQGGEVAAGGAGDQAGGADVFPEGPREARRYCGCPPGVEDKPGTPGASPPGDCSAEDEPPAPPPLCPRKRPAAGAGGCGPAGRPAPGSTPVKKPRWDLEGPPGRAEEGEEEMETGNVASLISIFGSSFSGLLRKSPRGGGEEAEGEERGPEAAEPGQIFCDKVVLRDMNPWSTAIEAF from the coding sequence ATGGAGTTCAAGCTGGAGGCGCACCGCATCGTCAGCATCTCGCTGGGCAAGATCTACAACTCGCGGGTCCAGCGGGGCGGCATCAAGCTGCACAAGAACCTGCTGGTCTCCCTGGTGCTGCGCAGCGCCCGCCAGGTCTACCTGAGCGACCCGTGTCCCGGTCTCTACCTGGCTGGTCCCTCGGGGACCCCCCTGCAGCTGCCCGCGGAGCCGGCGGCCGGGTCCCCGGCGGGCTGGGGAGAgcctcccccgccgcccgcccccgccgccgggcTGGAGCCCGAGCCGCAGCCCGAACACTCTGCGGTCCCAGACGCGCTGCGGGCGGGTGACGCGGAGCCCGCGACTACCGTGACCTGCGccagggacactcttcagggcggAGAGGTGGCGGCCGGGGGAGCCGGGGACCAAGCCGGAGGCGCGGACGTCTTCCCGGAGGGGCCCCGAGAGGCTCGCCGCTACTGTGGCTGCCCCCCAGGTGTGGAGGACAAGCCGGGGACGCCGGGCGCGTCTCCCCCCGGTGACTGCAGCGCGGAGGACGAGCCCCCTGCGCCGCCCCCGCTCTGCCCCAGGAAGCGCCCCGCGGCGGGGGCCGGCGGCTGTGGCCCCGCGGGCCGCCCGGCGCCCGGCTCGACCCCGGTGAAGAAGCCCCGCTGGGACTTGGAGGGGCCGCCGGGCCGggcggaggaaggggaggaggagatggagaccGGGAACGTGGCTAGCCTCATTAGCATCTTCGGCTCCAGCTTCTCGGGACTCCTACGGAAAAGCccgcggggcggcggggaggaAGCCGAGGGCGAGGAGAGAGGTCCGGAAGCCGCCGAGCCCGGGCAGATCTTCTGCGATAAGGTGGTGCTGAGAGACATGAACCCTTGGAGCACAGCCATCGAGGCCTTCTGA